A region from the Maridesulfovibrio zosterae DSM 11974 genome encodes:
- a CDS encoding DMT family transporter, protein MNSKSFKADILLLITAIIWGAAFVAQRVGMDYVGPLTFNAVRFALGAAALLPLIYRLDKEKKKDGTYQEINKISFIKGCVIAGMALFLGSTLQQWGLVYTTAGNAGFITGLYVVFVPVFGLFFKQKTGLATWIGAFLAIIGMYLLSVNEGFHIEFGDFLVLCSAFFWAGHVIVISLLSTKVDPVKFASGQFAVCSIFSFIGAFIFEDVTSSGILGGAIPILYGGLMSVGVAYTLQVIAQQDAKPAHAAIILSLESVFAALAGWLLLGEMLTVQGVIGCGLMLCGMLISQVKS, encoded by the coding sequence ATGAATAGCAAGAGTTTTAAAGCGGATATTCTTTTACTTATTACAGCGATTATCTGGGGAGCTGCATTTGTAGCTCAGAGAGTTGGGATGGATTATGTCGGTCCGCTTACTTTTAATGCTGTTCGCTTCGCATTGGGGGCAGCTGCATTACTTCCACTTATTTACCGCCTGGATAAGGAAAAAAAGAAAGATGGAACTTATCAGGAGATTAACAAGATAAGTTTTATAAAAGGATGTGTTATTGCTGGGATGGCTTTATTTCTTGGCTCTACACTTCAGCAGTGGGGGCTGGTTTATACAACAGCTGGAAATGCGGGATTCATTACCGGTCTTTATGTTGTTTTTGTTCCTGTTTTTGGATTGTTTTTTAAACAAAAAACAGGATTAGCTACTTGGATTGGGGCTTTCTTGGCTATAATTGGTATGTATCTGCTTTCTGTAAATGAAGGCTTTCATATAGAATTCGGTGATTTTTTGGTTCTATGCAGTGCTTTTTTCTGGGCTGGTCACGTTATTGTTATTTCTCTTTTATCTACCAAGGTTGATCCTGTTAAATTTGCCAGCGGTCAGTTTGCAGTGTGTTCTATTTTTAGTTTTATTGGTGCATTTATATTTGAAGATGTAACTTCATCCGGTATATTGGGTGGAGCAATTCCAATTCTTTATGGTGGTTTAATGTCTGTTGGAGTTGCTTATACTTTACAGGTTATTGCTCAACAGGATGCCAAACCAGCTCATGCGGCAATAATTCTAAGCCTTGAGTCTGTTTTTGCAGCACTTGCAGGATGGTTATTGCTAGGTGAAATGCTCACCGTTCAAGGTGTCATCGGTTGCGGACTTATGTTGTGCGGCATGCTTATATCACAGGTTAAATCTTAG
- a CDS encoding homocysteine biosynthesis protein yields the protein MAKTFEVNKTIKEINERIKKGKAVVVNAEEMVDIVRTKGKVEAAKEIDVVTTGTFSPMCSSGMMFNIGQVPPLMKTSQVWLNNVPCYAGLAAVDSYLGVTEPAEDDPLNKVHPGRFVYGGGHVIEDLIAGKTVRLKAKAYGTDCYPRREIEKDISLKDLPNAVMMNPRNCYQNYNCAVNMTSRTIYTYMGPLKPNQRNANFATAGQLSPLFNDPYLKTIGMGTRIFLCGTQGYVIGAGTQHVKNPQRNERGIPLTPAGTLMLKGDLEGMDPRYFRGISMTGYGCTSSVGVGIPIPILNEEMAWYTGVSDADIQVPVKDYGYDYPNGVGQILAHVTMEELKSGSINLNGKDIPTVPMTSHVMSLEIADKLKSWIEKGDFLLSEPVEKIESE from the coding sequence ATGGCCAAAACCTTTGAAGTCAACAAGACAATTAAAGAAATCAACGAGCGGATTAAGAAAGGTAAGGCTGTAGTAGTCAACGCTGAGGAAATGGTCGATATCGTCCGTACCAAAGGTAAAGTTGAAGCAGCTAAAGAAATAGATGTTGTTACTACCGGGACTTTTTCCCCGATGTGTTCTTCGGGGATGATGTTTAATATAGGGCAGGTTCCGCCTCTTATGAAGACTTCACAGGTCTGGCTGAACAATGTTCCATGTTATGCTGGTCTTGCAGCTGTAGACTCATATCTAGGCGTTACAGAGCCTGCTGAGGATGATCCTCTTAACAAAGTTCATCCAGGACGTTTTGTTTATGGTGGTGGACATGTAATTGAGGATCTTATTGCCGGAAAGACTGTTCGTCTTAAAGCAAAGGCTTACGGTACAGACTGCTATCCGCGTCGTGAAATAGAGAAAGATATTTCGCTAAAAGATCTGCCTAACGCAGTTATGATGAATCCACGCAATTGTTATCAGAACTATAATTGCGCAGTAAATATGACCAGTCGGACCATCTATACCTATATGGGACCGCTTAAACCTAACCAGCGCAATGCCAACTTTGCTACAGCGGGGCAGTTATCGCCACTTTTTAATGACCCTTATTTGAAGACCATAGGTATGGGAACACGTATTTTTCTCTGTGGTACTCAGGGTTATGTTATTGGAGCTGGAACTCAGCATGTTAAAAATCCACAGCGTAATGAGCGCGGTATTCCATTAACTCCTGCAGGAACTCTCATGCTTAAGGGAGATCTTGAAGGAATGGACCCACGTTATTTCCGGGGTATTAGTATGACTGGTTACGGTTGTACTTCTTCAGTTGGTGTAGGTATACCGATACCGATTCTCAATGAGGAAATGGCTTGGTATACAGGTGTAAGTGATGCTGATATTCAAGTTCCTGTAAAGGATTATGGTTATGACTATCCTAATGGAGTCGGCCAGATTCTTGCTCATGTCACTATGGAAGAACTTAAGTCAGGATCTATCAACCTGAATGGTAAAGATATTCCGACAGTACCAATGACCAGTCATGTGATGTCTTTAGAAATTGCAGACAAGCTGAAGTCATGGATTGAAAAAGGTGATTTCCTGTTATCTGAGCCTGTGGAAAAAATAGAATCAGAATAA
- a CDS encoding DnaA ATPase domain-containing protein yields the protein MKEALRNHLLNSCSDAELIRWFDPINIDISDENGEVIVTFPHPFFGQWFKSSIQDRFEEQLGLFLGNGFYVSYSNNGSSGTVLKEKVTSSKKIDFPFGHNFTFENFLISKKNYFPLASAKEVTRSDNVTFNPFVICGKSGSGKSHLLKAIANEISKKINRDKIFLGNVDDVQNMYSVRFGGDTIRARNHFFDYEYLFLDDLKQLQKYEHLQQELISIFNNFYENGKQMVFSCSDKLASYDFLDKNLKSRLEWGLIVTLKLPDLEIRASYVQKQCKLKKLPLSKDQILTLSQRFQDFRYLQGIIIKLSAFRELVRKNMDDKDFEHILSNTEEKADESLTPEYVIESVATHFNLKPSDLTGSKRHKMIAHARQISMYLCRELLGISYPALGRAFGGKDHSTVLYSVKKIQELQSDDRVLKRVLIDLKNKCLLRV from the coding sequence GTGAAAGAAGCACTTAGAAATCATCTTTTAAATTCATGTTCAGATGCAGAGTTGATACGCTGGTTTGATCCCATCAACATCGACATTTCTGATGAAAACGGAGAAGTAATTGTCACTTTTCCGCATCCTTTTTTTGGACAGTGGTTCAAATCAAGTATTCAGGACCGCTTTGAAGAACAGCTTGGCCTTTTCCTTGGGAACGGTTTTTATGTTTCATATTCGAACAACGGTTCATCAGGAACAGTCTTAAAAGAAAAAGTAACCAGTTCCAAAAAAATAGATTTTCCTTTTGGGCATAATTTTACATTTGAAAATTTTCTCATCAGCAAAAAAAACTATTTTCCACTGGCTTCAGCTAAAGAAGTAACCAGATCAGATAATGTTACCTTCAACCCTTTTGTTATTTGTGGCAAAAGCGGTTCAGGTAAGTCTCATCTTCTTAAAGCCATCGCCAATGAGATAAGCAAAAAAATTAATCGTGACAAAATATTTTTAGGTAATGTTGACGACGTTCAAAACATGTATTCCGTTCGATTTGGGGGGGATACGATACGCGCCAGAAATCATTTCTTTGACTACGAATATTTATTTTTGGACGATCTTAAACAATTACAGAAGTATGAACATCTGCAACAGGAATTAATATCCATTTTCAACAATTTCTATGAAAATGGAAAGCAAATGGTTTTCAGTTGCAGTGACAAACTGGCATCATACGATTTTCTGGATAAAAACCTGAAATCACGTTTGGAATGGGGACTTATTGTCACTTTGAAACTCCCTGATCTTGAGATCAGAGCAAGTTATGTTCAAAAACAATGTAAACTGAAAAAACTTCCACTTAGCAAAGATCAAATACTAACTCTTTCGCAAAGATTTCAAGATTTTAGATATCTACAGGGTATCATAATTAAACTTTCTGCCTTCCGTGAGCTTGTGCGTAAAAACATGGATGACAAAGATTTTGAACATATTTTAAGCAATACAGAAGAGAAAGCAGATGAATCACTTACACCCGAGTATGTGATTGAGTCTGTTGCAACCCATTTCAACCTTAAACCGTCCGACCTTACAGGTAGTAAACGGCATAAGATGATTGCCCACGCACGGCAGATCTCCATGTATCTTTGCCGAGAACTTTTAGGAATATCCTACCCTGCACTTGGAAGGGCTTTTGGAGGAAAAGACCACTCAACTGTTCTTTATTCAGTTAAAAAAATACAAGAATTACAGAGTGATGATAGGGTTTTGAAAAGGGTGTTGATAGATTTGAAGAATAAGTGTCTCTTACGTGTCTAA
- the dnaN gene encoding DNA polymerase III subunit beta, producing the protein MYLKVNRDEVIEGLQKSASIIPAKTGAAYLRTIWLKSEGGNLRIMSTDSNLEFCGTYPAEILEEGLAGVQGRAFYDLVRKLPSGELAIKSDSDGSSILVEQGSRKYKLPVNDPTWFQKFSDFPSEGAVFWSGDFLLEMIERVAFCISDEDSMEAIACMNIVPAADEGGKFVEACGLNGHQFARLKFINDDIHAILPEEGILIQKKYLAELKKWLTDDEIEMSLSEKRLFFKTADGKENFSLPLSYYQYPNYKNFLSKLNDDDVSRMKVAKSELSSALDRISIFNTDSNRCASFMFNPGELVLFSQGQEVGTATESMEIDFSGEMERIAFPTKNLIEILGHFQSGNISFTLTGSEAPCGVTGDEDNEYLVIVMPMKVQEETYYSEEDV; encoded by the coding sequence ATGTATTTAAAGGTGAATAGGGATGAAGTGATCGAAGGGTTGCAGAAGTCTGCCAGCATTATTCCCGCCAAAACAGGTGCTGCATATCTGCGTACTATTTGGCTGAAAAGTGAAGGCGGAAATCTGCGCATCATGTCCACTGATTCCAATTTGGAATTCTGCGGGACATATCCAGCTGAAATTTTGGAAGAGGGTCTTGCAGGAGTTCAGGGACGCGCCTTTTATGATCTGGTACGTAAACTTCCTTCAGGTGAACTTGCTATTAAGAGTGATTCTGATGGATCTTCGATTCTTGTGGAACAGGGATCAAGAAAATACAAACTTCCTGTAAATGACCCTACATGGTTTCAGAAATTTTCTGATTTTCCATCTGAAGGAGCTGTATTCTGGTCTGGAGATTTTCTTCTTGAGATGATTGAAAGAGTTGCCTTTTGCATTAGTGATGAGGACAGTATGGAAGCTATTGCTTGTATGAACATTGTCCCAGCTGCTGATGAGGGGGGTAAGTTTGTGGAAGCATGCGGTTTAAACGGTCATCAGTTCGCACGCCTTAAGTTTATTAACGATGATATCCATGCAATTCTTCCAGAAGAAGGCATTCTCATACAGAAAAAATATCTGGCTGAACTTAAAAAATGGCTGACTGATGATGAAATTGAAATGAGTCTCAGCGAAAAAAGGCTTTTCTTTAAGACCGCAGATGGTAAGGAAAATTTCAGCCTGCCATTGAGTTACTATCAGTATCCCAATTATAAAAATTTTCTTTCAAAACTTAATGACGATGACGTTTCCCGTATGAAAGTAGCAAAATCAGAGCTTTCCAGTGCTCTGGACCGTATTTCTATTTTTAATACAGATTCAAACCGTTGTGCTTCATTCATGTTTAATCCCGGTGAGCTGGTTCTTTTCTCACAAGGGCAGGAAGTAGGTACTGCTACTGAATCAATGGAAATTGATTTTTCAGGTGAAATGGAACGTATCGCATTCCCTACTAAGAACCTTATTGAGATCCTCGGACATTTTCAGTCCGGAAACATCAGTTTTACCCTGACCGGATCAGAAGCACCTTGCGGTGTGACTGGTGATGAAGATAATGAATATCTTGTAATTGTCATGCCTATGAAGGTTCAGGAAGAGACTTACTATAGTGAGGAAGACGTTTAA
- the gyrB gene encoding DNA topoisomerase (ATP-hydrolyzing) subunit B, producing the protein MAQNNDQYNADSITVLEGLAAVRKRPAMYIGSTDTRGLHHLVYEVVDNSIDEAMGGYCTKVKINLHMDNSITVSDNGRGIPVDIHPKEKKPALEIVMTVLHAGGKFDNDAYKVSGGLHGVGVSCVNALSESLEATVRREGKTYRQSYVRGVPQGPLECIGDAVTTGTTIRFRPDEEIFETNQFEFNILKKRFRELAYLNKGLELEFLDERTNEKVSFKAEGGIISFVEDLNKGQSTVSEVIYAESETENVITELAIQYNTSFKENTNTFANNIRTIEGGTHLAGFKAALTRAINTYIQNSDLPKKLKHKLSGDDVREGLTAVISVKLPDPQFEGQTKTKLGNSEMVGIVSGMVYDKLSSYFQENPKDAKCIIEKVVDAARAREAARKARDLVRRKGALSDHSLPGKLADCQSKDPSESELFIVEGDSAGGSAKQGRNPKHQAILPLRGKILNVEKTRFDKMLGNKEIRALITAMGIGIGQEEGEKDFDKLRYHKVVIMTDADVDGSHIRTLLLTFFFRQYEELIQRGHLYIAQPPLYRIAKGKYEKFIKDDSELYSLLIERVAKDVTINSANGKEYHLETLVELLDDIRFIKSKLLEAMNMGIADSLFASLIGLDEKLTPESFIGNDPEWFSAKMADVNFKVVIEREDDEGEERVFVIFENENGHRTRLGVEFFNSKLFKYTYDRNRKIVNECSGIEFNIVRGENITPVKGIFNLLDGVMEEAYKGINLQRYKGLGEMNPEQLWETTMDPEKRTMLQVTIEDATAANDIFVDLMGDNVEPRREFIEKNALAVQELDI; encoded by the coding sequence ATGGCTCAGAATAATGATCAATATAATGCGGATTCGATTACGGTCCTTGAAGGCCTTGCCGCAGTTAGAAAAAGACCTGCCATGTATATCGGTTCAACTGATACCAGAGGTCTTCATCATCTTGTTTACGAAGTAGTTGATAACTCCATTGATGAAGCAATGGGCGGTTATTGTACCAAGGTAAAAATCAATCTGCACATGGACAACAGTATTACCGTATCTGACAACGGACGCGGTATCCCTGTTGATATTCATCCTAAAGAAAAAAAACCGGCACTTGAAATTGTTATGACTGTACTGCATGCCGGTGGTAAATTTGATAACGATGCTTATAAAGTGTCCGGTGGTCTTCACGGTGTCGGCGTTTCCTGCGTAAACGCTCTCTCTGAGTCTCTTGAGGCTACAGTTCGACGCGAGGGTAAGACTTATCGCCAAAGTTACGTTAGAGGGGTTCCTCAGGGGCCTCTGGAGTGTATTGGTGACGCAGTTACTACCGGTACTACAATCCGTTTTCGTCCTGATGAAGAAATTTTTGAGACAAATCAGTTTGAATTCAACATTCTTAAAAAACGTTTTCGGGAGCTGGCTTACCTGAATAAAGGTCTTGAACTTGAATTTCTTGATGAAAGAACAAATGAAAAAGTCAGCTTCAAAGCTGAAGGCGGTATCATCTCCTTTGTTGAAGATTTGAACAAAGGACAAAGTACAGTAAGTGAAGTTATTTACGCAGAGTCTGAAACCGAAAACGTAATTACTGAACTTGCTATTCAATACAATACTTCATTCAAGGAAAACACTAATACATTTGCCAATAATATCCGTACCATTGAAGGCGGAACACATTTGGCTGGTTTTAAAGCTGCACTAACCAGAGCGATCAATACTTATATTCAGAATTCAGATCTTCCTAAAAAGCTTAAGCATAAGCTGTCAGGTGATGATGTTCGTGAGGGATTGACCGCTGTTATCAGTGTCAAACTACCTGATCCGCAGTTTGAAGGACAGACTAAGACCAAACTTGGTAACTCTGAGATGGTCGGTATTGTATCCGGAATGGTTTATGACAAGCTTTCTTCATATTTTCAGGAGAATCCAAAAGACGCAAAATGCATCATCGAAAAAGTTGTTGATGCTGCCAGAGCAAGAGAAGCTGCCCGTAAAGCACGTGATCTTGTCCGCCGTAAGGGTGCTCTTTCAGACCATTCACTTCCTGGGAAATTGGCAGACTGCCAGTCAAAAGATCCTTCTGAAAGTGAACTGTTCATTGTTGAGGGTGATTCAGCGGGGGGGTCTGCTAAACAGGGACGTAACCCAAAACATCAGGCTATTCTTCCTCTGCGTGGTAAAATCCTGAATGTTGAAAAAACACGTTTTGACAAGATGCTCGGCAACAAAGAAATCCGTGCGCTTATCACTGCTATGGGGATTGGAATAGGTCAGGAGGAAGGTGAAAAGGATTTCGATAAGCTCAGATATCATAAAGTTGTTATTATGACTGATGCTGATGTTGACGGATCACACATTCGTACCCTGCTACTTACTTTCTTTTTTAGACAGTATGAAGAACTTATTCAGCGCGGACATCTCTATATTGCACAGCCTCCTCTTTATCGTATTGCCAAAGGTAAATATGAAAAGTTTATAAAAGATGATTCTGAGTTGTATTCCCTTCTTATTGAAAGGGTTGCAAAAGATGTCACTATTAACAGTGCCAATGGTAAAGAATACCATCTTGAGACTCTGGTTGAACTTCTGGATGATATACGTTTTATTAAATCAAAGCTTCTTGAAGCTATGAACATGGGAATTGCTGATTCTCTTTTTGCTTCGCTTATAGGCCTTGATGAAAAACTGACTCCTGAAAGTTTTATAGGTAATGATCCTGAATGGTTTTCAGCTAAAATGGCAGATGTAAATTTTAAAGTTGTTATTGAGCGGGAAGATGATGAAGGCGAAGAGCGTGTTTTCGTTATTTTTGAAAATGAAAACGGACACCGCACAAGACTTGGTGTTGAATTTTTTAATTCTAAGCTGTTTAAATATACTTATGACCGCAACCGTAAAATTGTGAATGAGTGTAGCGGAATTGAATTCAATATCGTTCGTGGCGAGAACATAACACCTGTTAAAGGTATTTTTAACCTCCTCGACGGTGTGATGGAGGAAGCCTATAAAGGCATTAATCTTCAGCGGTATAAAGGTCTTGGTGAAATGAACCCTGAGCAACTCTGGGAAACAACCATGGATCCTGAAAAACGAACCATGCTGCAGGTTACCATCGAAGACGCCACAGCAGCTAATGATATTTTTGTAGATCTTATGGGGGATAATGTTGAGCCCCGTAGGGAATTCATCGAAAAGAATGCATTAGCTGTACAGGAACTTGATATTTAG
- the gyrA gene encoding DNA gyrase subunit A, producing MSQITIEEELKKSYLEYSLSVIIGRAIPDVRDGLKPVHRRIMFAMHELGNSYNRAYKKSARVVGDVIGKYHPHGDSAVYDALVRMAQEFSMRDPLVDGQGNFGSIDGDAAAAMRYTEARMSKLSSEFLADLEKNTVDFRDNYDNSLQEPSVLPTKVPNLLLNGTSGIAVGMATNIPPHNLGELINGTVHLLDNPDCDVEDLMVHIKGPDFPTGALCFGGKGLREAYKTGRGSIKIRGVVNVEEKSNGRQSIVITEIPYALNKSSMVEKIALLVGEGKIEGVSDLRDESDRKGIRVVIDLKRGAIADIIINSLYKFTQLETSFGINMMAVSGNRPMLMNIKQVLSAFLEHRREVIIRRTRYDLDKCEKRAHILEGLRIALDNIDEVVKIIRASSNGDEARTGLMDRFELSKVQAQAILDMRLQRLTNLEQEKLLEEYAEILKKIEYFKSILENEDVLKSVIHDELIDIKEGYATPRRTVLMDQNPDDIDIEDLIPDDDAVITLSRRGYIKRTPLSNYHKQKRGGKGIAGVQTKDGDFIHTFLTTSNHQNLVLFTSKGKMFKIKVHQVPEASRIARGAHIANLLPLEKDEAIATALTMREFEEDRFFLFVTRNGMVKRSSIALYRNCRQSGIRAVALKDEDQLITVQEVFSNSEAVLVTKNGTSIRFSCQDARSMGRVASGVKGIALRPGDKVVSGVVTGDEDRVQLLTISEGGYGKRTDIEQHRLQTRGGKGIISMRVTAKTGKVLGSIMVTPEDEVVLLTSANKIIRLGVKDVSLVGRATQGVRLVRMDDDDNVVGFDLVQEANEDFDSELEGEETAS from the coding sequence GTGTCTCAGATAACGATCGAAGAAGAACTTAAAAAATCATACTTAGAGTATTCTCTGAGTGTAATTATCGGCCGCGCAATTCCTGATGTAAGGGACGGCTTAAAACCGGTTCACAGGCGTATTATGTTCGCCATGCATGAACTTGGTAACAGTTACAACCGGGCTTATAAAAAATCAGCCCGTGTTGTCGGTGATGTAATCGGTAAATATCACCCTCATGGTGACTCTGCTGTTTATGATGCTTTGGTACGTATGGCGCAGGAATTTTCCATGCGTGATCCTCTTGTTGACGGTCAGGGTAACTTTGGTTCCATTGACGGCGATGCAGCGGCAGCAATGCGTTATACTGAAGCCAGAATGTCTAAGCTCAGTTCTGAGTTTTTAGCTGATCTTGAAAAGAATACTGTAGACTTTAGAGATAACTACGATAACTCTTTGCAGGAACCATCTGTTCTGCCTACTAAGGTTCCAAACCTTCTGCTTAACGGTACTTCCGGTATTGCAGTTGGTATGGCTACCAATATTCCCCCTCATAACCTTGGTGAACTTATTAACGGTACTGTTCATCTGCTGGATAACCCTGATTGTGATGTTGAAGATCTTATGGTCCACATCAAAGGACCGGACTTTCCTACAGGAGCTCTTTGCTTCGGGGGGAAAGGGCTTCGGGAAGCATATAAAACAGGTCGCGGTTCCATTAAGATTCGCGGTGTTGTGAATGTTGAAGAAAAAAGCAACGGTCGTCAGTCAATAGTAATCACTGAAATACCTTATGCACTGAATAAGTCGAGCATGGTAGAAAAAATTGCTCTGCTTGTAGGGGAAGGAAAAATTGAAGGCGTATCAGATCTTCGTGATGAATCAGACCGTAAAGGTATCCGCGTTGTAATTGATCTTAAAAGAGGTGCAATTGCAGATATCATAATTAATTCTCTTTATAAGTTTACTCAGCTTGAAACCAGTTTTGGTATAAATATGATGGCAGTGTCTGGAAACAGGCCCATGCTTATGAATATTAAACAGGTTTTAAGTGCGTTCCTTGAACATCGCAGGGAAGTTATAATAAGACGTACCAGATACGACCTTGATAAATGTGAAAAACGTGCTCATATCCTTGAAGGTTTGCGTATTGCTCTTGATAATATCGATGAAGTTGTAAAAATCATCCGCGCATCCAGTAATGGTGATGAAGCCCGTACTGGACTCATGGATAGGTTTGAACTTTCTAAAGTTCAGGCTCAGGCTATTCTTGATATGAGACTTCAGCGTCTTACTAACCTTGAGCAGGAAAAACTTCTTGAAGAATACGCTGAAATTTTGAAGAAAATTGAATACTTCAAATCTATTCTTGAAAATGAAGATGTACTAAAATCTGTTATTCATGATGAACTTATTGATATCAAAGAAGGATATGCCACTCCACGTAGAACTGTTCTTATGGATCAGAATCCTGATGATATTGATATTGAAGATCTTATTCCTGATGATGATGCTGTAATTACTCTTTCCAGACGTGGTTATATCAAGCGTACCCCGCTTTCTAATTACCATAAGCAAAAGCGTGGTGGAAAAGGTATCGCCGGTGTTCAGACAAAAGACGGCGATTTTATCCATACTTTCCTGACAACATCAAATCATCAGAATCTTGTCCTGTTTACCTCCAAAGGTAAGATGTTCAAGATTAAGGTCCATCAAGTTCCTGAAGCAAGCCGTATAGCCAGAGGTGCACATATTGCAAATCTTCTTCCTCTTGAAAAAGATGAAGCAATTGCTACAGCATTAACTATGCGTGAATTTGAAGAAGATCGCTTTTTCCTCTTCGTGACACGTAACGGTATGGTTAAACGTTCAAGTATTGCTCTTTACCGTAATTGCCGTCAGTCCGGTATTCGCGCAGTAGCTCTTAAAGATGAGGACCAGCTTATTACGGTTCAGGAAGTATTTAGCAACTCAGAAGCTGTCCTTGTAACCAAGAACGGTACTTCTATTCGCTTCAGCTGTCAGGATGCACGTTCCATGGGGCGTGTGGCCAGCGGAGTAAAAGGAATAGCACTTAGACCTGGAGATAAGGTTGTTTCCGGAGTTGTTACCGGCGATGAAGACCGGGTACAGTTACTCACAATTTCTGAGGGGGGTTACGGTAAACGCACAGATATTGAACAGCACCGCCTGCAAACTCGCGGTGGGAAGGGTATAATCAGTATGCGTGTCACCGCTAAGACTGGAAAGGTCTTAGGATCCATTATGGTTACACCTGAAGATGAAGTCGTTCTGCTTACCTCTGCCAACAAGATTATTCGTCTTGGAGTTAAAGATGTATCTCTTGTCGGACGTGCGACGCAGGGTGTAAGACTTGTGCGTATGGACGATGACGACAATGTCGTTGGTTTTGATCTCGTTCAGGAAGCAAATGAAGATTTTGATTCTGAATTAGAAGGTGAAGAAACTGCATCATGA
- a CDS encoding tetratricopeptide repeat protein, with product MKRCLIIIFVSLFLMVQGCEKPADRNDKVIENARTNFISGFYVDSEKGFERYLQDNPQGEFRLEAWNYLVKIAYEVRHDSERGSSILEAMYLEFGHNSELAASLKRQLAEMYILNGHYKTAVEALEKSLEFPDQPQEQLDSTREMLAETFRKLRNYDLAIYTYNDIAESTKNSRTRAKALFEMAHTLTLIQAWERAESELGKLIKMDEVPKDIHSEAVFMLADIYEHNHEYQNAAELLEKIVDTYPNPYAVRFKLDYLKNKKD from the coding sequence ATGAAAAGATGTTTAATAATAATTTTCGTATCCCTGTTCCTTATGGTTCAGGGATGCGAAAAACCCGCTGATAGAAATGATAAAGTCATTGAAAATGCCAGAACCAATTTTATCAGCGGGTTTTATGTTGATTCTGAAAAAGGTTTTGAGCGATATTTACAAGATAATCCACAGGGGGAGTTTCGTCTTGAAGCATGGAATTATTTAGTAAAAATTGCCTATGAAGTGCGGCATGACAGTGAGCGCGGATCTTCGATATTGGAAGCTATGTATCTTGAGTTCGGACATAATTCTGAACTAGCGGCAAGTCTTAAGAGACAACTTGCTGAAATGTATATTCTTAACGGGCATTATAAAACAGCAGTGGAAGCCCTTGAAAAAAGCTTGGAATTTCCTGATCAGCCACAGGAGCAGCTTGATTCTACAAGAGAAATGCTTGCTGAAACATTTCGTAAATTAAGAAATTACGATCTGGCAATATATACGTACAATGATATTGCAGAAAGCACTAAGAATTCCAGAACAAGGGCTAAAGCTCTTTTTGAGATGGCTCATACACTTACTCTTATTCAGGCATGGGAACGAGCTGAATCTGAGCTTGGTAAACTTATTAAGATGGATGAAGTTCCAAAGGATATCCATTCTGAAGCAGTTTTTATGCTTGCTGATATTTATGAACACAACCATGAATATCAGAATGCTGCAGAATTGCTTGAGAAAATAGTAGATACTTATCCTAATCCCTATGCTGTGAGATTTAAACTGGATTATTTAAAGAATAAGAAAGATTGA